In the genome of Deinococcus sp. KSM4-11, one region contains:
- a CDS encoding DinB family protein: MTDQAAKNQWEHLFHGEYADRRTILMNLTLEQVSARASAQAHSIYDELWHTVLWQNIMVNRDEALYDATWQAGRRYPEHQPTSLSEWTALVEDFLSGLDSALAWTTSPDRLNAEVNPGETMADILRGLAVHNAYHLGKIVAMRQAMNAWLPLS; encoded by the coding sequence GTGACCGACCAGGCCGCGAAGAACCAGTGGGAACATCTCTTTCACGGCGAGTACGCCGACCGGCGCACGATCCTGATGAACCTCACGCTGGAGCAGGTCAGTGCCAGAGCGTCGGCACAGGCGCACTCGATCTACGACGAGCTGTGGCATACGGTGCTGTGGCAGAACATCATGGTCAACCGTGACGAGGCCCTGTACGACGCAACATGGCAGGCTGGCCGACGGTATCCGGAGCATCAACCCACGTCCCTGAGCGAATGGACGGCCCTGGTCGAGGACTTCCTGTCTGGGCTGGACAGCGCGCTCGCCTGGACGACCTCGCCAGACCGGCTGAATGCGGAGGTCAATCCGGGCGAGACGATGGCCGACATCCTGCGCGGCTTGGCGGTGCATAACGCCTACCACCTGGGAAAAATCGTGGCCATGCGTCAGGCCATGAACGCGTGGCTACCGCTCTCCTGA
- a CDS encoding GGDEF domain-containing protein: MAARPAILSRNAFEDAFTAFKGAPLALAVLDLDHFKTLNDTLGHGEGDRVLRGVERLLSGSLPTGSIIGRIGGDEYASILPETAAETALILFDEVIKHFHIHRDPQWPKSLGLSVGLAARPAHATLYAELYRAAEEALLRAKREGRARACIYVESKMVLKSNYYSKSQLDRLAKLSGALGRTEASLLREAVDDLIEKNREAL; the protein is encoded by the coding sequence ATGGCCGCCCGCCCCGCGATTCTCAGCCGCAACGCCTTCGAGGATGCCTTCACCGCCTTCAAGGGAGCCCCCCTCGCCCTGGCCGTCCTCGACCTCGACCACTTCAAGACCCTCAACGATACCCTTGGCCACGGCGAGGGCGACCGCGTCCTGCGGGGCGTCGAGCGCCTGCTGTCCGGCAGCCTGCCTACTGGCAGCATCATCGGCCGGATCGGCGGCGACGAATACGCCAGCATCCTGCCCGAAACCGCCGCCGAGACCGCCCTGATTCTCTTCGACGAGGTCATCAAGCACTTCCATATCCACCGTGACCCGCAGTGGCCCAAAAGCCTGGGCCTGAGCGTGGGGCTGGCCGCGCGGCCAGCGCACGCCACGCTGTACGCCGAACTGTACCGCGCCGCCGAAGAAGCCCTGCTGCGCGCCAAACGCGAGGGCCGCGCCCGCGCATGCATCTACGTGGAGAGCAAGATGGTTCTCAAGAGCAACTACTACAGCAAGAGCCAGCTCGACCGGCTGGCCAAACTGTCGGGTGCCCTGGGCCGCACCGAGGCCTCCCTGCTGCGCGAAGCGGTGGACGACCTGATCGAGAAGAACCGGGAGGCACTGTGA
- the groES gene encoding co-chaperone GroES, giving the protein MLKPLGDRVLVEIIEEAEQKTAGGLYVPDSAKEKSQRGKVIAVGSGKTLDNGTKSPLEVKTGDTVYFAKYGGTEVTLEGKNYSILAERDILAIVE; this is encoded by the coding sequence ATGCTGAAACCTTTGGGCGACCGAGTTCTCGTGGAAATTATCGAAGAAGCCGAGCAGAAGACCGCCGGCGGCCTGTACGTCCCTGACTCCGCCAAGGAAAAGAGCCAGCGCGGCAAGGTCATCGCCGTCGGCAGCGGCAAGACCCTGGACAACGGCACCAAGTCCCCCCTGGAAGTCAAGACGGGCGACACCGTGTACTTCGCCAAGTACGGCGGCACCGAAGTGACGCTGGAAGGCAAGAACTACTCCATCCTCGCCGAACGCGACATCCTCGCCATCGTCGAGTAA
- a CDS encoding AAA family ATPase, translated as MTAQPHLLVFSGLPGTGKSTLARQLAQQLNAAYLRVDTVEAALLRCGLKATVEGYAVSYALALDNLQLGNRVVVDVVNPLAVTRDAWAGVAAEAGARLVNIEVVCSDAAEHRQRVESRRDDRANHVGEWIPPTWESVQATAREFEPWNGERVVVDTAGKSPAQAFAALLAALEG; from the coding sequence TTGACCGCGCAGCCCCACCTGCTGGTGTTCTCCGGCCTACCCGGCACCGGCAAGTCGACCCTGGCCCGGCAACTCGCGCAGCAGCTGAACGCCGCCTACCTGCGTGTGGACACCGTGGAGGCGGCGCTGCTCAGATGCGGCCTGAAGGCGACGGTGGAGGGCTACGCCGTGTCTTATGCGTTGGCGCTGGATAACCTGCAGCTGGGGAACCGCGTGGTGGTGGACGTGGTGAATCCGCTGGCGGTCACGCGGGACGCCTGGGCGGGCGTGGCCGCAGAGGCCGGAGCGCGGCTGGTGAACATCGAGGTGGTGTGCTCGGACGCGGCGGAGCACCGGCAGCGGGTCGAGTCCCGGCGGGACGACCGGGCGAACCACGTGGGCGAGTGGATTCCACCCACCTGGGAGTCCGTACAGGCAACTGCGCGGGAGTTTGAGCCGTGGAACGGGGAGCGCGTGGTGGTCGATACGGCTGGGAAGTCACCGGCGCAGGCTTTTGCGGCGCTGCTGGCGGCGCTAGAGGGCTAG
- a CDS encoding ThuA domain-containing protein: protein MTATETPRALMVWGGWDRHEPQQTTERFAALLRDQGFDVTVTGDLDVYLDADLLARQAVIVQCVTMSTITPEQVKGLLNAVRGGVGFAGWHGGAGDSFRNTPDYQYMVGGQWVAHPGNIFEYTVQITADHAITRGLRDFAMHSEQYYLHTDPSNTVLATTTFTGEHDPWIAGTVMPVAWTRRYGQGRVAYCALGHVNADFEVMEARELVLRGLLWAAGQLD from the coding sequence ATGACTGCTACTGAAACGCCGCGCGCCCTGATGGTCTGGGGCGGTTGGGACCGCCACGAGCCGCAGCAGACCACCGAACGCTTCGCCGCGCTGCTGCGCGATCAGGGCTTCGACGTGACCGTCACCGGAGATCTGGACGTCTACCTGGACGCCGACCTGCTGGCCCGGCAGGCGGTGATCGTGCAGTGCGTGACCATGAGTACCATCACGCCCGAGCAGGTGAAAGGCCTACTGAACGCCGTCCGGGGCGGGGTGGGCTTCGCCGGCTGGCATGGCGGGGCCGGGGACTCGTTCCGGAACACGCCGGACTACCAGTACATGGTGGGCGGGCAGTGGGTCGCCCATCCGGGCAACATCTTTGAGTACACGGTGCAGATCACGGCGGATCATGCCATCACGCGTGGGCTGAGAGACTTCGCCATGCATTCCGAGCAGTACTACCTGCACACCGATCCATCCAACACCGTGCTCGCCACGACCACCTTCACGGGCGAACACGACCCCTGGATTGCGGGCACGGTCATGCCGGTCGCGTGGACGCGCCGGTACGGTCAGGGCCGTGTGGCGTACTGCGCGCTGGGGCACGTGAACGCCGACTTCGAGGTGATGGAGGCGCGTGAACTGGTCTTGCGGGGCCTGCTGTGGGCGGCGGGACAGCTGGACTGA
- a CDS encoding helix-turn-helix domain-containing protein, whose translation MPETIFGRPSGPWWTVRTEEQASLLARPDSRRFLEPFIGRERTAGEAARELGVSIERLLYRVRQFRAAGLLLETGQRRRAGRPERVYRAVADAFVVPFALTPFADLEAQIARQAAPLHQLELRAGARAGRERGLTNRLIYRDTSGELHSETALPEGTTWQAIHPEPGGDYAGIYHLDDATAREIGELWEALRDRLQQARRDHGEGRPYLIRTAMVPLRPEDLAGLPPLSSPAGRPDRE comes from the coding sequence ATGCCGGAGACGATTTTCGGAAGACCGAGCGGGCCGTGGTGGACGGTGCGGACGGAGGAGCAGGCGAGTCTGCTGGCCCGCCCGGACTCCCGGCGTTTCCTGGAGCCCTTCATCGGGCGGGAACGCACGGCGGGCGAGGCGGCGCGCGAGCTGGGCGTCTCGATTGAGCGGCTGCTGTACCGCGTGCGGCAGTTCCGGGCGGCGGGCCTGCTGCTCGAGACCGGGCAGCGCCGCCGCGCCGGACGACCGGAACGCGTCTACCGCGCGGTGGCCGACGCCTTCGTGGTGCCCTTCGCCCTGACGCCCTTCGCGGATCTGGAGGCGCAGATCGCCCGGCAGGCCGCGCCCCTGCACCAGCTCGAACTCCGGGCGGGCGCGCGGGCCGGGCGGGAACGGGGGCTGACGAACCGCCTGATCTACCGCGACACCAGCGGGGAACTCCACAGCGAGACCGCGCTGCCCGAGGGCACGACCTGGCAGGCCATCCACCCCGAGCCGGGGGGTGATTACGCGGGGATCTACCACCTGGACGACGCCACCGCCCGCGAGATCGGTGAACTGTGGGAGGCGCTGCGGGATCGCCTTCAGCAGGCCCGCCGCGACCACGGGGAGGGTCGGCCCTACCTGATCCGCACGGCCATGGTTCCGCTGCGGCCGGAGGATCTGGCCGGCCTTCCACCCCTGTCCTCCCCGGCGGGGAGGCCCGACAGGGAATGA
- a CDS encoding LLM class flavin-dependent oxidoreductase, translated as MKNIGFLSFGHWTPSPQSGTRSARDVLLQSIDLAVAAEELGADGAYFRVHHFARQLSSPFPLLAAVGARTSRIEIGTGVIDMRYENPFYMAEDAGSADLISGGRLQLGISRGSPEQVIDGWRHFGFAPAEGESEADMARHHADVFLELLEGRGFAQPNPRPMFANPPGLLRLEPYSEGLRERIWWGAATTATAVWAAQKGMNLQSSTLVFDESGRPFHEQQAEQIRAYRAAWAEAGHSRTPRVSVSRSIFALTDDRDRMYFGGQGQDRDQFGRIDSTRAVFGRSYAAEPDKLIEELRSDTAIAEADTLLLTVPNQLGVSYNAHVIESILKDVAPALGWR; from the coding sequence ATGAAGAACATCGGCTTCCTCTCGTTCGGGCACTGGACGCCCTCGCCACAGTCAGGGACGCGCTCGGCCCGCGACGTGCTGCTGCAATCCATTGATCTGGCCGTCGCCGCCGAGGAACTGGGCGCAGACGGCGCGTACTTCCGCGTGCACCACTTCGCGCGGCAGCTGTCCTCGCCGTTCCCGCTGCTGGCAGCAGTGGGGGCCAGAACCAGCCGCATCGAGATCGGCACAGGCGTCATCGACATGCGGTACGAGAATCCCTTTTACATGGCCGAGGACGCCGGTTCAGCCGACCTGATCTCGGGCGGACGCCTGCAACTGGGCATCAGCCGGGGCTCGCCGGAACAGGTGATCGACGGCTGGCGGCACTTCGGCTTTGCGCCCGCCGAGGGAGAGAGCGAGGCTGACATGGCCCGGCACCACGCCGACGTGTTTCTGGAACTGCTGGAGGGGCGCGGCTTTGCCCAGCCCAACCCGCGCCCGATGTTCGCCAACCCGCCGGGGCTGCTGCGCCTGGAACCGTATTCCGAGGGGTTGCGGGAGCGGATCTGGTGGGGCGCGGCGACCACGGCCACGGCGGTCTGGGCCGCGCAGAAGGGCATGAACCTGCAGAGCTCCACGCTGGTCTTCGACGAGAGCGGCAGGCCCTTCCACGAGCAGCAGGCCGAGCAGATCCGGGCCTACCGGGCTGCCTGGGCCGAGGCTGGGCATTCCCGGACGCCACGTGTGTCGGTCAGCCGCAGCATCTTCGCCCTGACCGATGACCGCGACCGCATGTACTTCGGCGGACAGGGACAGGATCGCGACCAGTTCGGGCGGATCGACAGCACGCGAGCCGTGTTCGGGCGCAGTTACGCCGCCGAACCCGACAAGCTGATCGAGGAACTGCGCAGCGACACCGCCATCGCGGAGGCCGACACCCTGCTGCTGACCGTGCCCAACCAGCTCGGCGTGTCGTACAACGCCCACGTCATCGAGTCGATCCTGAAGGACGTGGCCCCGGCGCTGGGGTGGCGTTGA
- a CDS encoding 8-oxoguanine deaminase — protein MTAPARTVLRSIHTLIPMQGERLAPMPPIPDGAVVVEGSVIVWAGRDSDLPPALLEGAAVRNLSGHVVLPGLVNTHHHLYQTLTRCIAPDAGLFEWLRTLYPIWLRLTPDAAFDSAQLGLAELALSGCTTSSDHLYLFPNGVRLDDTIHAARELGVRFHATRGSMSLGESQGGLPPDRAVERENAILADSVRVIETFHDPARLAMTRVALAPCSPFSVTGDLMRESAVLARERGVMLHTHLAETADEDAFCLNQFGLRPLDYAESLGWVGPDVWFAHGVHFSSADAARLGACGCGVAHCPSSNMRLASGIAPTRTLLEAGVKVALGVDGSASNDSSHLLAEARQAMLSSRVRGVPGQAPHAHDLLTAHDALWLATRGGAAVLNRDDIGQIAPGYAADMIAVDLRDLGYSGARHDSMSALTLCAPPRVALNMVNGRVIMEAGQMTAIDLPALAERHDRHSARMLEG, from the coding sequence ATGACTGCCCCCGCCCGGACGGTGCTGCGCTCCATTCACACGCTGATCCCCATGCAGGGCGAGCGGCTGGCCCCCATGCCGCCCATCCCCGATGGCGCGGTGGTCGTGGAAGGCAGCGTGATCGTCTGGGCCGGCCGCGACTCCGACCTGCCCCCGGCACTGCTGGAGGGCGCCGCCGTGCGGAACCTGAGCGGGCACGTGGTGCTGCCGGGGCTGGTGAACACGCACCATCACCTGTACCAGACGCTGACACGCTGCATTGCACCGGATGCGGGCCTGTTCGAGTGGCTGCGGACGCTCTATCCGATCTGGCTGCGCCTGACTCCGGACGCGGCCTTCGACTCGGCGCAACTGGGCCTGGCGGAACTGGCACTGAGCGGGTGCACCACGTCCAGCGATCACCTGTACTTGTTCCCGAACGGGGTGCGTCTGGACGACACCATCCACGCCGCGCGTGAACTGGGCGTGCGCTTCCACGCGACGCGCGGCAGCATGAGCCTGGGCGAATCCCAGGGCGGTCTGCCGCCGGACCGGGCCGTGGAACGCGAGAACGCCATCCTGGCCGACTCGGTGCGGGTGATCGAGACCTTCCACGACCCGGCCCGCCTCGCCATGACCCGCGTGGCGCTGGCACCGTGCTCGCCCTTCTCGGTGACGGGCGACCTGATGCGGGAAAGCGCCGTGCTGGCCCGGGAGCGGGGCGTGATGCTGCACACGCACCTCGCGGAAACGGCCGACGAGGATGCCTTCTGCCTGAACCAGTTCGGACTGCGCCCCCTGGACTACGCCGAGAGTCTGGGCTGGGTGGGGCCGGACGTGTGGTTCGCGCACGGCGTGCACTTCAGTTCCGCCGACGCCGCGCGGCTGGGCGCATGCGGCTGCGGTGTGGCCCACTGCCCCAGCAGCAACATGCGGCTCGCCAGCGGCATCGCGCCCACGCGCACGCTGCTGGAGGCGGGCGTGAAGGTCGCCCTGGGTGTGGACGGCAGCGCCAGCAACGACTCCTCGCACCTGCTGGCCGAGGCACGGCAGGCCATGCTCAGCTCACGGGTGCGCGGCGTACCCGGTCAGGCCCCACACGCACACGACCTGCTGACCGCCCACGACGCCCTGTGGCTCGCCACTCGCGGCGGCGCGGCTGTGCTGAACCGCGACGACATCGGGCAGATCGCGCCCGGGTACGCCGCCGACATGATCGCTGTCGATCTGCGTGACCTGGGCTACAGCGGCGCGCGGCACGATTCGATGAGCGCCCTGACGCTGTGCGCGCCGCCGCGCGTGGCCCTGAACATGGTGAACGGCCGCGTGATCATGGAAGCCGGGCAGATGACCGCCATCGACCTGCCCGCGCTGGCGGAACGCCACGACCGGCACAGCGCGCGGATGCTGGAAGGCTGA
- the groL gene encoding chaperonin GroEL (60 kDa chaperone family; promotes refolding of misfolded polypeptides especially under stressful conditions; forms two stacked rings of heptamers to form a barrel-shaped 14mer; ends can be capped by GroES; misfolded proteins enter the barrel where they are refolded when GroES binds), producing MAKQLVFDEQARRALERGVNAVANAVKVTLGPRGRNVVIEKKFGSPTITKDGVTVAKEVELEDKLENIGAQLLKEVASKTNDITGDGTTTATVLGQAIVKEGLRNVAAGANPLALKRGIDKAVAVAIEEIKKLAVPVEDSDAIKKVAGISANDDQVGEEIASAMDKVGKEGVITIEESKGFDTEVDVVEGMQFDKGFINPYFVTNPEKMEAVLEDAYILINEKKISNLKDLLPVLEKAAQTGRPLLIIAEDVEGEALATLVVNKLRGTLNIAAVKAPGFGDRRKEMLRDIAAVTGGQVVSEDLGHKLENTTLDMLGRAARIRITKDETTIVDGKGEQSEIDARVNAIKGELDTTDSDYAKEKLQERLAKLAGGVAVIRVGAATETELKEKKHRYEDALSTARSAVEEGIVSGGGTTLLRIIPAVRKAAESLVGDEATGARILIRALEEPARQIAVNAGEEGSVIVNAVINSDKPRYGFNAATGEYVDDMIAAGIVDPAKVTRTALQNAASIGALILTTEAIVSDKPEKPQAGGNGGQGMGGGDMGGMDF from the coding sequence ATGGCCAAGCAACTTGTATTCGATGAACAGGCCCGCCGTGCCCTCGAACGTGGCGTGAACGCCGTCGCCAACGCTGTCAAAGTGACCCTCGGGCCCCGTGGCCGCAACGTCGTCATCGAGAAGAAGTTCGGCAGCCCCACGATCACCAAGGACGGCGTCACCGTCGCCAAGGAAGTCGAGCTGGAAGACAAGCTCGAGAACATCGGCGCGCAGCTGCTGAAGGAAGTCGCCAGCAAGACCAACGACATCACGGGTGACGGCACCACCACCGCCACCGTGCTCGGCCAGGCCATCGTGAAAGAAGGCCTGCGCAACGTGGCCGCCGGCGCCAACCCGCTGGCCCTGAAGCGCGGCATCGACAAGGCTGTGGCCGTGGCCATCGAAGAGATCAAGAAGCTTGCCGTGCCCGTCGAGGACTCCGACGCGATCAAGAAGGTCGCCGGCATCTCCGCCAACGACGACCAGGTCGGCGAGGAAATCGCCAGCGCGATGGACAAGGTCGGCAAGGAAGGCGTCATCACCATCGAAGAGTCCAAGGGCTTCGACACCGAAGTGGACGTCGTGGAAGGCATGCAGTTCGACAAGGGCTTCATCAACCCCTACTTCGTGACCAACCCCGAGAAGATGGAAGCGGTGCTCGAAGACGCCTACATCCTGATCAACGAGAAGAAGATCAGCAACCTCAAGGACCTGCTGCCCGTGCTGGAAAAAGCCGCGCAGACCGGCCGCCCCCTGCTGATCATCGCCGAGGACGTGGAAGGCGAAGCGCTGGCCACCCTGGTCGTGAACAAGCTGCGCGGCACGCTGAACATCGCCGCCGTGAAGGCCCCCGGTTTCGGTGACCGCCGCAAGGAAATGCTGCGCGACATCGCCGCCGTGACCGGCGGACAGGTCGTCAGCGAAGACCTCGGCCACAAGCTGGAGAACACCACCCTGGACATGCTGGGCCGCGCCGCGCGCATCCGCATTACCAAGGACGAGACCACCATCGTGGACGGCAAGGGCGAGCAGAGCGAGATCGACGCCCGCGTCAACGCCATCAAGGGCGAACTGGACACCACCGACAGCGACTACGCCAAGGAAAAGCTCCAGGAGCGTCTGGCCAAGCTGGCCGGCGGCGTGGCCGTGATCCGCGTCGGCGCTGCCACCGAAACGGAACTGAAGGAAAAGAAGCACCGCTACGAGGACGCCCTCTCCACCGCCCGCTCGGCGGTCGAGGAAGGCATCGTCTCCGGCGGCGGCACCACCCTGCTGCGCATCATCCCGGCCGTCCGCAAGGCCGCCGAGAGCCTCGTCGGTGACGAAGCGACCGGTGCCCGCATCCTGATCCGCGCGCTGGAAGAACCCGCCCGCCAGATCGCAGTGAACGCCGGCGAAGAAGGCAGCGTCATCGTGAACGCCGTGATCAACAGCGACAAGCCCCGCTATGGCTTCAACGCCGCGACCGGCGAGTACGTGGATGACATGATCGCCGCCGGGATCGTCGACCCGGCCAAGGTCACCCGCACTGCCCTTCAGAACGCCGCGAGCATCGGCGCCCTGATCCTGACCACCGAAGCCATCGTGTCCGACAAGCCCGAGAAGCCCCAGGCGGGCGGCAACGGCGGCCAGGGCATGGGCGGCGGCGACATGGGCGGAATGGACTTCTAA
- a CDS encoding glycoside hydrolase family 43 protein — translation MTAEPPTRPTVTVTNPVLPGFHPDPSILRVGTDYYLATSTFQWYPGVAISHSRDLVNWRLAARPLDRLSLLDMRGDADSGGIWAPCLSHDGEQFYLIYTDVKSWGIQEAFKDSHNYLTTAPSIDGPWSEPVYLNSSGFDPSLFHDDDGRKWFLNMVWDHRPGRNAFAGIVLQEYSPTEQNLVGPREIIFTGTDIKVTEGPHVYKKDGWYYLLTAEGGTSWEHAVTLARSRSIHGPYEVHPQGPLLTAVDAPALPIQKSGHASFTDTPDGQWIMAHLCGRPLTPQGECPLGRETALQALDWPEGGWPTLAQGGHHPAQHVQLPALPAHPWPAVPARDDFGGPQLRPEWMTLRAPADLLGVELTDGGLRLHGRESLMSRHSVALVGRRLQSLHARLRTELSFAPEDFQQMAGLCAYYDSRNWVYLRVSHDETAGRALNVTSCENGIYREHLTHDVGVGDIGPIQLEVVYDGPTFQFGYSVDGETWHAIGEPFSAGLLSDEHCGGLSFTGTFLALTCQDLSGRRTPADFRWAEYLEF, via the coding sequence GTGACCGCCGAGCCCCCCACCCGACCCACCGTGACTGTCACCAATCCGGTGCTGCCGGGCTTCCACCCGGATCCCAGCATCCTGCGGGTCGGCACGGACTACTACCTGGCGACCAGCACGTTCCAGTGGTATCCGGGCGTGGCGATCTCCCACTCGCGCGACCTGGTGAACTGGCGGCTCGCGGCGCGGCCCCTGGATCGCCTGAGCCTGCTGGACATGCGTGGCGACGCGGATTCCGGCGGCATCTGGGCCCCGTGCCTGAGCCACGACGGCGAGCAGTTCTACCTGATCTATACCGACGTGAAGTCTTGGGGCATCCAGGAGGCGTTCAAGGACAGCCACAACTACCTGACGACCGCGCCCAGCATCGACGGCCCGTGGTCCGAGCCGGTGTACCTGAACTCCAGCGGCTTCGACCCCAGCCTGTTCCACGATGACGACGGCAGGAAATGGTTCCTGAACATGGTGTGGGATCACCGGCCCGGCCGCAACGCCTTCGCGGGCATCGTGCTGCAGGAGTACAGCCCCACCGAGCAGAACCTGGTTGGCCCGCGCGAGATCATCTTCACCGGCACCGACATCAAGGTGACGGAAGGGCCGCACGTCTATAAGAAAGACGGCTGGTACTACCTGCTGACGGCCGAGGGCGGCACGAGCTGGGAACATGCCGTCACGCTGGCCCGCTCGCGCTCCATTCATGGGCCGTACGAGGTGCATCCGCAGGGCCCGCTGCTCACCGCCGTGGACGCGCCAGCGTTGCCCATCCAGAAATCCGGGCACGCCAGCTTCACCGACACGCCGGACGGACAGTGGATCATGGCCCACCTGTGCGGCCGCCCGCTGACCCCCCAGGGCGAGTGCCCGTTGGGCCGCGAGACGGCGCTCCAAGCGCTCGACTGGCCCGAAGGCGGGTGGCCGACCCTGGCGCAGGGCGGGCACCACCCCGCCCAGCACGTGCAGCTCCCAGCCCTGCCCGCCCACCCCTGGCCCGCCGTGCCCGCCCGTGATGACTTCGGCGGCCCGCAGCTGCGCCCCGAGTGGATGACGCTGCGTGCTCCGGCCGACCTCCTGGGCGTGGAACTCACGGACGGGGGCCTGCGCCTGCATGGCCGCGAGTCCCTGATGAGCCGCCACAGCGTGGCCCTGGTCGGCCGCCGGCTTCAGAGCCTGCACGCCCGGCTGCGGACAGAACTGAGCTTCGCGCCGGAGGACTTCCAGCAGATGGCGGGCCTGTGCGCGTACTACGACTCCCGCAACTGGGTGTACCTGCGCGTGAGCCACGACGAGACCGCCGGCCGCGCGCTGAACGTGACCTCCTGCGAGAACGGCATCTACCGCGAGCACCTGACCCACGACGTGGGCGTGGGCGACATCGGCCCCATCCAGCTGGAGGTCGTGTATGACGGCCCCACCTTCCAGTTCGGGTACAGCGTGGACGGCGAGACGTGGCACGCCATAGGCGAGCCCTTCAGTGCTGGTCTGCTGTCCGACGAGCACTGCGGCGGCTTGAGCTTCACCGGCACCTTCCTGGCCCTGACCTGCCAGGATCTGAGTGGCCGCCGCACGCCCGCCGATTTCCGCTGGGCGGAGTACCTCGAGTTCTGA
- a CDS encoding MFS transporter, with the protein MLSLPLPRSFPRDFWLYLGSAAATAVADAVLFVALPFVVLGAHAGRVGLGTVLLAASAPRFLAPLLGTLADRLPGRTVLIVTALLRTLLLAAVAWLVLSGRAQLPALAAFAFLNGCLVTLGFTAGSALVPQLVPEAQRPQANSLSSAALMGLPLIGYGVGGVLIHLLGSAQTLLTSVPVYLLGLLLVTLLPARPAAQSGAARGFWHDLRGGLLVVRAQPLLLVMIFLSFTMNLTLNVVNVRAPLFMQQVGAGAAGYALFEGLSAAGALVGALAVGVLSTRFSTETLINLGRVLCVLAVLGFAIAQPVVWFVTAGLLGLSLGVLEVAAVTRAQGLVAAGTLGRVMGVFMGLNALGLSLGAVMGSWPLASPALFILLAALLGALGLLWNRAVRLSRD; encoded by the coding sequence ATGCTCAGCCTTCCCCTTCCCCGGAGCTTCCCGCGCGACTTCTGGCTGTACCTCGGCAGCGCCGCCGCCACCGCCGTCGCGGACGCCGTCCTGTTCGTCGCGCTGCCCTTCGTCGTTCTGGGAGCCCACGCCGGCCGGGTGGGCCTGGGTACCGTGCTGCTGGCCGCCAGCGCGCCGCGCTTCCTGGCCCCGCTGCTCGGCACACTCGCCGACCGCCTGCCCGGCCGGACGGTGTTGATCGTGACCGCCCTGCTGCGCACCCTGCTGCTGGCGGCCGTGGCGTGGCTCGTGCTGAGCGGCCGGGCGCAGCTGCCCGCGCTGGCCGCCTTCGCGTTCCTGAACGGCTGCCTGGTGACGCTGGGCTTCACGGCCGGCAGCGCCCTGGTGCCGCAGCTGGTGCCCGAGGCGCAGCGCCCGCAGGCGAACAGCCTCAGCAGCGCCGCGCTGATGGGCCTGCCGCTGATCGGCTACGGCGTGGGCGGCGTGCTGATCCACCTGCTCGGCAGCGCCCAGACCCTGCTGACCAGCGTGCCCGTCTACCTGCTTGGCCTGCTGCTGGTCACGCTGCTCCCGGCCCGTCCCGCTGCCCAGTCCGGCGCCGCGCGCGGCTTCTGGCACGACCTGCGGGGTGGCCTGCTCGTCGTGCGCGCCCAGCCGCTGCTGCTGGTCATGATCTTCCTGAGCTTCACCATGAACCTGACCCTGAATGTGGTGAACGTCCGCGCGCCCCTGTTCATGCAGCAGGTGGGGGCCGGAGCGGCCGGCTATGCTCTCTTCGAGGGCCTCAGCGCCGCGGGGGCCCTCGTCGGGGCGCTCGCCGTCGGAGTTCTGTCCACACGGTTCAGCACCGAGACGCTCATCAACCTGGGGCGGGTGCTGTGCGTGCTGGCCGTGCTCGGCTTCGCCATCGCGCAGCCGGTCGTCTGGTTTGTGACCGCCGGACTCCTGGGCCTGAGCCTGGGGGTGCTGGAGGTGGCCGCCGTGACCCGCGCCCAGGGCCTGGTGGCCGCCGGCACGCTGGGCCGCGTGATGGGGGTGTTCATGGGCCTGAACGCCCTGGGCCTGAGCCTGGGCGCGGTCATGGGCAGCTGGCCGCTGGCGTCCCCTGCGCTGTTCATCCTGCTGGCCGCCCTGCTCGGCGCACTGGGACTGCTGTGGAACCGGGCGGTGCGCCTGTCGCGGGACTGA